The following are from one region of the Muntiacus reevesi chromosome 3, mMunRee1.1, whole genome shotgun sequence genome:
- the LOC136163350 gene encoding trace amine-associated receptor 7a-like → MSSESPAAAAEPLCYEHLNGSCVKTPYSPGPRLILYTVFIFGAVLTVFGNLLVMIAILHFKQLHSPTNFLIASLACADFLVGVTVMPFNTVRSVESCWYFGERYCQLHSCFNGSFCYASIYHLCFISLDRYIAVSDPLVYPARVTVSVSGMCIAFSWLFPIIYTFSLLGTGANAAGLEDLVSALTCVGGCQIAVNQSWVLVNFLLFFIPTLVMVVLYSKIFLIAKQQARQIESLSNKTGRCSDSYQDRVAKRERKAARTLGVAVLAFLISWLPYFLDSIIDAFLGFITPTYVYEILVWIAYYNSAMNPLIYAFFYPWFRKAIKLIVTGKVLRENSSTINLFSE, encoded by the coding sequence ATGAGCAGTGAGTCTCCTGCTGCTGCGGCTGAGCCGCTCTGCTACGAGCACCTGAACGGATCCTGTGTGAAAACCCCCTACTCACCAGGTCCCCGCCTCATCCTCTACACGGTGTTCATCTTTGGAGCTGTGCTGACTGTATTTGGAAACCTCCTGGTGATGATTGCAATTCTCCACTTCAAGCAGCTGCATTCTCCTACCAACTTCTTGATCGCCTCCCTGGCCTGTGCCGACTTCTTGGTGGGAGTGACTGTGATGCCCTTCAACACAGTGAGGTCCGTGGAGAGCTGCTGGTACTTTGGGGAGCGTTACTGTCAACTCCACTCTTGTTTCAATGGGTCATTCTGTTACGCTTCCATCTACCACTTGTGCTTTATCTCCCTGGACAGGTACATTGCCGTCTCTGACCCCCTGGTCTATCCAGCCAGGGTCACTGTGTCTGTTTCTGGCATGTGTATCGCCTTCTCCTGGCTCTTTCCCATTATTTACACTTTTTCCCTTCTTGGCACAGGAGCAAATGCAGCTGGCCTGGAGGATCTAGTAAGTGCTCTCACCTGTGTGGGAGGCTGTCAAATTGCAGTGAATCAGAGTTGGGTATTGgtgaattttctattatttttcattccCACCCTTGTGATGGTAGTTCTGTACTCCAAGATTTTCCTCATTGCTAAACAGCAGGCTAGACAAATTGAGAGTCTGAGCAATAAGACTGGGCGATGCTCAGACAGCTACCAAGACAGAGTGgccaagagggagagaaaggctgCAAGAACGCTGGGCGTCGCAGTGCTAGCGTTTCTGATCTCCTGGCTGCCTTACTTCCTGGATTCCATCATTGATGCCTTCCTAGGTTTCATCACTCCCACATATGTTTATGAAATATTGGTTTGGATTGCTTATTATAACTCAGCTATGAACCCCTTGATTTATGCTTTCTTTTATCCCTGGTTTCGAAAAGCCATCAAACTCATTGTCACAGGCAAAGTCTTAAGAGAGAATTCCTCaacaataaatttgttttctgagtAG
- the LOC136163351 gene encoding trace amine-associated receptor 6-like, which translates to MSSNSSPTAAGQLCYEHLNGSCVKTPYSPASRVILYTVYGFGAMLAVFGNLLVMTAILHFKQLHSPTNFLIASLACADFLVGVTVIPFSMVRSVESCWYFGRSFCALHTCFDVAFCYSSLFHLSFISIDRYTAVTDPLVYPTKFTVSVSGVCISVSWILPITYSGAVFYTGAHENGLEELSRALNCVGGCQTVINQTWVLVHFLSFFIPICVMLILYCNIFLVARPQAKKIENTGSKTESSSDSYKSRVAKRERKAAKTLGITVIAFMISWLPYSIDSLIDAFMGFITPAYIYEICCWCAYYNSAMNPLIYALFYPWFRKAIKVIVSGGVFKNGSASLNLFSEQM; encoded by the coding sequence ATGAGCAGCAACTCGTCCCCCACCGCAGCTGGGCAGCTCTGCTACGAGCACCTGAACGGATCCTGTGTGAAAACCCCCTACTCGCCCGCATCCCGGGTGATTCTGTACACGGTGTATGGCTTTGGGGCCATGCTGGCCGTGTTTGGAAACCTCCTGGTGATGACTGCCATCCTGCATTTCAAGCAGCTGCACTCACCAACCAATTTTCTCATCGCCTCTCTGGCCTGTGCAGACTTTCTGGTGGGAGTGACCGTGATACCCTTCAGTATGGTCAGGTCCGTGGAGAGCTGCTGGTACTTTGGGCGAAGTTTCTGTGCTTTGCACACATGCTTTGATGTGGCATTTTGTTACTCTTCTCTCTTCCACCTGTCCTTCATCTCCATCGACAGGTACACTGCTGTGACTGACCCCCTGGTCTATCCCACCAAGTTCACGGTGTCTGTGTCAGGGGTCTGCATCAGCGTCTCCTGGATCCTGCCCATCACTTACAGTGGTGCTGTGTTCTACACGGGTGCCCATGAGAATGGGCTAGAGGAATTGTCTAGGGCCCTCAACTGTGTAGGAGGCTGTCAGACAGTTATAAATCAAACCTGGGTGTTGGTACATTTTCTGTCCTTCTTTATACCTATCTGTGTGATGCTAATTCTctattgtaatattttccttgTGGCCAGACCACAGGCTAAAAAGATTGAAAATACTGGTAGCAAAACAGAGTCATCATCAGACAGTTACAAATCCAGAGTggccaagagagagagaaaagcagctAAAACCCTGGGCATCACGGTCATAGCATTCATGATTTCGTGGTTACCATACAGTATTGACTCATTAATCGATGCCTTTATGGGCTTCATAACCCCAGCCTATATTTATGAGATTTGCTGTTGGTGTGCTTATTACAACTCAGCCATGAACCCCTTGATCTATGCTTTATTTTACCCTTGGTTTAGGAAAGCCATCAAAGTCATTGTGAGTGGTGGGGTTTTCAAGAACGGTTCTGCAAGCCTGAATTTGTTCTCTGAACAAATGTAA
- the LOC136164175 gene encoding trace amine-associated receptor 7a-like produces MLFTSCSLTPWLLVAEHVGRGLQELQHVASVCGSRALELRLSVARVTGFQVSNQRIMSRASPSAAAEPLCYEHLNGSCVKTPYSPGPRLILYTVFIFGTVLAVFGNLLVMIAILHFKQLHSPTNFLIASLACADFLVGVTVMPFSTVRSVESCWYFGERYCQLHSCFEGSFCYASIYHLCFISLDRYIAVSDPLVYPARVTVSVSGVCIAFSWLFSIIFSFSLFGTGANAVGLEDLVSALTCVGGCQIAVNQSWVLVDFLLFFIPTLVMVVLYSKIFLIAKQQARKIESLSNKTGRCSDSYQDRVAKRERKAARTLGVAVLAFLISWLPYFLDSIIDAFLGFITPTYVYEILVWIAYYNSAMNPLIYAFFYPWFRKAIKLIVTGKVLRENSSTVNLFSG; encoded by the exons ATGCTGTTCACCAGCTGCAGCCTTACCCCGTGGCTTCTCGTTGCCGAGCACGTGGGGCGggggcttcaggagctgcagcacGTGGCCTCGGtttgcggctcccgggctctggagctcaGGCTCAGCGTTGCG AGGGTGACAGGTTTCCAGGTATCAAATCAGAGAATCATGAGCAGAGCGTCTCCTTCTGCTGCGGCTGAGCCGCTCTGCTACGAGCACCTGAACGGATCCTGTGTGAAAACCCCCTACTCGCCAGGTCCCCGCCTCATCCTCTACACCGTGTTCATCTTTGGAACTGTGCTGGCTGTATTTGGAAATCTCCTGGTGATGATTGCAATTCTCCACTTCAAGCAGCTGCATTCTCCTACCAACTTCTTGATCGCCTCCCTGGCCTGTGCGGACTTCTTGGTGGGAGTGACTGTGATGCCCTTCAGCACAGTGAGGTCCGTGGAGAGCTGCTGGTACTTTGGGGAGCGTTACTGTCAACTCCACTCGTGTTTTGAAGGCTCATTCTGTTACGCTTCCATCTACCACTTGTGCTTTATCTCCCTGGACAGGTACATTGCCGTCTCTGACCCCCTGGTCTATCCAGCCAGGGTCACTGTGTCTGTTTCTGGCGTGTGTATCGCCTTCTCCTGGCTCTTTtcgattattttttctttttctctttttggcacAGGAGCAAATGCAGTTGGCCTGGAGGATCTAGTAAGTGCTCTCACCTGTGTGGGAGGCTGTCAAATTGCAGTGAATCAGAGTTGGGTATTGGtggattttctattatttttcatccCCACCCTTGTGATGGTAGTTCTTTACTCCAAGATTTTCCTCATTGCTAAACAACAGGCTAGAAAAATTGAGAGTCTGAGCAATAAGACTGGGCGATGCTCAGACAGCTACCAAGACAGAGTGgccaagagggagagaaaggccGCAAGAACGCTGGGCGTCGCAGTGCTAGCGTTTCTGATCTCCTGGCTGCCTTACTTCCTGGATTCCATCATTGATGCCTTCCTAGGTTTCATCACTCCCACATATGTTTATGAAATATTGGTTTGGATTGCTTATTATAACTCAGCTATGAACCCCTTGATTTATGCTTTCTTTTATCCCTGGTTTCGAAAAGCCATCAAACTCATTGTCACTGGCAAAGTCTTGAGAGAGAATTCCTCCacagtaaatttattttctgggTAA
- the LOC136163352 gene encoding trace amine-associated receptor 6, with the protein MSNSSPTAAGQLCYEHLNGSCVKTPFSPASRVILYAVYGFGAVLAVFGNLLVMTAILHFKQLHSPTNFLIASLACADFLVGVTVMPFSMVRSVESCWYFGRTFCTFHTCFDTAFCYSSLFHLSFISIDRYIAVTDPLIYPTKFTVAVSGVCISVSWILPITYSGAVFYTGAHENGLEELSRALNCVGGCQTVVNQTWVLIDFLSFFIPTLVMIILYSNIFLVARQQAKKIENTGSKTESSSDSYKSRVAKRERKAAKTLGITVIAFMISWLPYSIDSLIDAFMGFITPAYIYEICCWCAYYNSAMNPLIYALFYPWFRKAIKVIVSGRVFKTSSASMNLFSE; encoded by the coding sequence ATGAGCAACTCGTCCCCCACCGCAGCTGGGCAGCTCTGCTACGAGCACCTGAACGGATCCTGTGTGAAAACCCCCTTCTCGCCCGCATCCCGGGTGATTCTGTACGCGGTGTACGGCTTTGGGGCTGTGCTGGCCGTGTTTGGAAACCTCCTGGTGATGACTGCCATCCTGCATTTCAAGCAGCTGCACTCACCAACCAATTTTCTCATCGCCTCTCTGGCCTGTGCAGACTTTCTGGTGGGAGTGACTGTGATGCCCTTCAGCATGGTCAGGTCCGTGGAGAGCTGCTGGTACTTTGGGCGAACTTTCTGCACTTTTCACACGTGCTTTGACACAGCATTTTGTTACTCTTCTCTCTTCCACCTGTCCTTCATCTCCATCGACAGGTACATTGCCGTGACTGACCCCCTGATCTATCCCACCAAGTTCACGGTGGCTGTGTCAGGGGTCTGCATCAGCGTCTCCTGGATCCTGCCCATCACTTACAGTGGGGCCGTGTTCTACACGGGTGCCCATGAGAATGGGCTAGAGGAATTGTCTAGGGCCCTCAACTGTGTAGGAGGCTGTCAGACAGTTGTAAATCAAACCTGGGTGTTGATAGATTTTCTGTCCTTCTTTATACCTACCCTTGTTATGATAATTCTCTACAGTAATATTTTCCTTGTGGCCAGACAACAggctaaaaaaattgaaaatactgGTAGCAAAACAGAGTCATCATCAGACAGTTACAAATCCAGAGTGgccaagagagagaggaaagcagctaAAACCCTGGGCATCACGGTCATAGCATTCATGATTTCGTGGTTACCATACAGTATTGACTCATTAATCGATGCCTTTATGGGCTTCATAACCCCAGCTTATATTTATGAGATTTGCTGTTGGTGTGCTTATTACAACTCAGCCATGAACCCCTTGATCTATGCTTTATTTTACCCTTGGTTTAGGAAAGCCATCAAAGTCATTGTGAGTGGTCGGGTTTTCAAGACTAGTTCTGCAAGCATGAATTTGTTCTCTGAATAA